The Schizosaccharomyces pombe strain 972h- genome assembly, chromosome: I genome contains a region encoding:
- the cox8 gene encoding cytochrome c oxidase subunit VIII — translation MLRYSLQARSALRGVRFSSSHSAPKPGSTIPFYINKKPLPTLLYFGTFGVIFSIPFIVVKYHNRNL, via the exons ATGCTTCGTTACAGTCTTCAAGCTCGTTCAGCCCTTCGTGGTGTtcgtttttcttcttctcatTCGGCCCCTAAACCTGGATC AACGATCCCTTTTTACATTAACAAGAAACCACTTCCTACTTTACTTTACTTTGGAACATTTG GTGTGATCTTTTCCATCCCATTCATTGTGGTGAAATAC CATAACCGTAATTTGTAA
- the med9 gene encoding protein Med9, protein MDPAHHIKDTSAELLSQQDFSILQSRLLEFLASQEARETVTASKELTLLRQGIRQLKEKVSKMEPEEMTVKEKKSIIEILKARIALKKAFLKMALSESNDTVVKKEDVRESPVDTFMENAT, encoded by the coding sequence ATGGATCCAGCACATCATATTAAGGACACTAGTGCAGAATTACTTTCGCAACAAGACTTTTCTATACTACAAAGTCGACTGTTGGAATTTTTGGCATCTCAAGAGGCTCGGGAAACCGTAACGGCTTCTAAGGAATTGACATTACTTCGCCAGGGCATTCGACagttaaaagaaaaggtttcaaaaatggaaCCTGAGGAAATGACagtgaaagaaaaaaaatctatcaTCGAAATTCTCAAAGCCCGCattgctttgaaaaaggCTTTTCTAAAGATGGCATTATCTGAAAGCAATGATACCGTAGTTAAAAAAGAGGACGTAAGGGAAAGTCCTGTTGATACTTTTATGGAGAACGCAACCTGA
- the mvd1 gene encoding diphosphomevalonate decarboxylase: MDKKVYQCTVSAPVNIAVIKYWGKRDVALNLPTNSSISVTLSQDDLRTVTTASCSEKFENDTLWLNGNAEEIFANKRLRVCVEELRKARLDLEEENDDLDKIGALKLHVVSENNFPTAAGLASSAAGYAAFCEAIARLYDLPWTPTQLSRIARQGSGSACRSLFGGYVAWEMGELHSGADSVAVQVEPVENWPEIRVAVLVASAAKKGVSSTAGMQATVASSTLFQHRIQNIVPQRIQEMKTAIRERDFETFAKLTMTDSNQFHACCLDTFPPIFYLNDTSRAVIRVVENINATAGKTIAAYTFDAGPNAVIYFLEENSEIVLNTLYAVTKNAEGWSKQYGSSPVTVDSAAANIVSSGISRVILTRVGNGPRVLTIDESLIDASGNPKFIGSH; this comes from the coding sequence ATGGACAAAAAGGTTTATCAATGCACCGTTAGTGCGCCTGTTAATATTGCAGTAATTAAATACTGGGGAAAGAGAGATGTGGCATTGAACTTGCCTACCAATAGCTCGATCAGTGTGACCCTTTCTCAAGATGACTTACGTACTGTTACTACAGCTAGTTGTAGCGAGAAGTTTGAGAATGATACACTGTGGTTAAATGGAAACGCTGAGGAAATCTTTGCCAATAAACGACTTCGTGTCTGTGTAGAGGAACTGCGTAAAGCTAGATTAGATCTCGAAGAGGAAAATGATGATCTTGACAAGATTGGTGCATTGAAGCTTCATGTCGTTTCAGAAAACAACTTCCCTACTGCTGCTGGTTTGGCATCTTCAGCTGCTGGTTATGCTGCTTTTTGTGAAGCAATCGCTAGATTGTACGATTTACCATGGACACCCACTCAATTATCTCGCATTGCTAGACAGGGGTCTGGAAGTGCTTGTCGTAGCTTGTTTGGGGGCTATGTAGCCTGGGAGATGGGCGAGCTTCATAGCGGTGCTGATAGTGTAGCAGTTCAAGTTGAACCTGTTGAAAATTGGCCCGAAATACGTGTTGCTGTTTTAGTAGCGTCCGCTGCCAAAAAAGGGGTTTCCTCAACAGCTGGCATGCAAGCTACAGTTGCATCTTCTACCTTGTTCCAACATCGTATTCAAAACATCGTTCCACAACGTATCCAAGAAATGAAGACCGCCATTCGTGAGCGTGATTTTGAGACTTTTGCGAAGCTTACCATGACTGATTCCAATCAATTCCATGCGTGCTGCCTTGATACTTTTCCCCCTATCTTTTACTTGAACGATACTTCACGTGCGGTTATCCGAGTTGTTGAGAATATAAATGCTACTGCTGGAAAGACCATTGCTGCCTATACATTTGATGCTGGCCCAAATGCTGTTATTTACTTCTTGGAAGAAAACTCCGAGATTGTATTAAATACACTTTATGCTGTTACTAAAAATGCTGAAGGATGGAGCAAGCAGTATGGCTCTTCCCCCGTTACTGTTGATTCTGCTGCAGCCAATATTGTATCATCTGGTATAAGCCGAGTTATCTTAACTCGAGTGGGTAATGGGCCTCGAGTTTTGACGATTGACGAATCTTTGATCGATGCATCTGGCAACCCTAAATTTATAGGAAGTCATTAA
- the aco1 gene encoding aconitate hydratase — protein sequence MFCKISRAPARMGSRIFTQSTLRSFSCAPVAANIDAKKVAMSNFEKNKFINYQRIKDNLEIVKKRLNRPLTYSEKILYGHLDDPVNQDIERGVSYLKLRPDRVACQDATAQMAILQFMSAGMPEVAVPVTVHCDHLIEAYEGGPIDLERANVTNKEVYDFLQTACAKYNIGFWRPGSGIIHQIVLENYAFPGGLLIGTDSHTPNAGGLGMVAIGVGGADAVDVMANLPWELKCPKVIGVKLTGQLKGWTSPKDVILKVAGILTVKGGTGAIVEYFGPGVESLSCTGMGTICNMGAEIGATTSIFPFNPRMSEYLRATNRSAIADYAEEFAPIIAADENAHYDQIIEIDLNTLEPHLNGPFTPDLATPISKFKEAVKKNDWPQELKVGLIGSCTNSSYEDMSRAASICQQAIDKGIKTKSLFTITPGSEQVRATLTRDGQLDTMRKAGGIVLANACGPCIGQWKRTDVKKGEKNSIVTSYNRNFTGRNDANPATHAFVTSPDIVTAMVFSGDMNFNPLTDTLKDKDGNDFKFEPPTGAGLPSKGYDPGSNTYVAPSSVNVKDVAIDPHSKRLQRLTPFKKWDGKDMKGLKILIKAKGKCTTDHISAAGPWLKYRGHLQNISNNYMIGAINAENGEANKLKDQLTGEYKTVPNVAIDYRDHGIRWVTLGEQNFGEGSSREHAALEPRYLGGAAVITKSFARIHETNLKKQGLLPLTFADPAAYDKISPFDTVDIDGLTTFAPGKPLTLVVHPADGSAEWSTKLNHTFNKDQIEWFKAGSALNHMANMHKQK from the exons atgttttgcaaaatttcaaGAGCTCCTGCTCGG ATGGGCTCGCGTATTTTTACGCAATCCACCCTCAGAAGCTTTTCATGCGCTCCTGTCGCAGCCAACATTGACGCTAAAAAGGTTGCCATGAgcaactttgaaaaaaataaatttattaattatcaGCGCATCAAAGACAATCTCGAGATTGTTAAGAAGCGCTTAAACCGTCCTCTCACATATTCAGAAAAAATCCTTTACGGTCACTTGGACGATCCCGTAAATCAGGATATTGAACGTGGTGTCTCTTACTTGAAGCTTCGTCCTGATCGTGTTGCTTGTCAGGATGCCACTGCACAAATGGCTATCCTTCAATTTATGTCCGCGGGTATGCCGGAGGTCGCTGTCCCCGTCACTGTCCATTGTGACCACTTGATCGAAGCCTACGAAGGTGGTCCTATCGATCTCGAACGTGCCAACGTTACCAATAAGGAGGTTTACGACTTTTTACAAACCGCTTGTGCCAAATACAACATAGGCTTTTGGCGCCCTGGTTCGGGTATCATTCATCAAATCGTCCTTGAAAACTATGCCTTCCCCGGTGGTTTGTTGATTGGTACTGATTCTCACACTCCCAACGCCGGTGGTCTCGGAATGGTCGCTATAGGTGTTGGTGGTGCTGACGCTGTCGATGTTATGGCCAATTTGCCTTGGGAGTTGAAGTGTCCTAAAGTCATCGGTGTTAAGCTCACTGGTCAATTAAAGGGTTGGACTTCTCCCAAGGACGTTATCTTAAAGGTTGCTGGTATTCTTACCGTCAAAGGTGGTACCGGTGCCATTGTTGAGTACTTTGGTCCCGGTGTTGAATCTCTTTCTTGCACTGGTATGGGTACGATCTGTAACATGGGTGCTGAAATCGGCGCTACTACCTCTATCTTCCCATTTAACCCTCGTATGTCCGAGTACCTTCGTGCCACCAACCGTTCCGCTATTGCTGATTATGCTGAAGAATTCGCCCCTATCATTGCCGCTGATGAAAATGCTCACTATGACcaaattattgaaattgatttgaaCACATTGGAACCCCATTTGAACGGTCCCTTTACCCCCGATTTGGCTACCCCAATTTCCAAGTTCAAGGAAGCCGTCAAGAAGAATGATTGGCCTCAAGAGCTCAAAGTTGGTTTGATTGGATCTTGTACTAACTCCTCCTATGAGGATATGTCTCGTGCTGCCTCCATTTGCCAACAAGCCATCGACAAGGGCATTAAAACCAAATCTTTGTTTACCATCACACCCGGTTCCGAACAAGTTCGTGCTACTTTGACTCGCGATGGTCAGTTGGACACAATGAGAAAGGCTGGTGGTATTGTTTTGGCTAACGCTTGCGGTCCCTGTATCGGTCAGTGGAAGCGTACCGATGTTAAGAAGGGAGAGAAGAACTCAATCGTCACCTCTTACAACCGTAACTTCACTGGTCGTAACGATGCTAACCCTGCCACTCATGCTTTTGTAACCTCCCCCGATATTGTTACTGCCATGGTTTTCTCTGGTGACATGAACTTTAACCCTCTTACTGATACTTTGAAAGATAAGGATGGAAACGACTTTAAGTTTGAACCTCCTACCGGTGCTGGTCTTCCTTCCAAGGGTTACGACCCAGGAAGCAACACTTATGTTGCACCTAGCTCGGTCAATGTCAAGGATGTCGCCATTGATCCTCATTCGAAGCGTTTACAACGCCTTACTCCCTTCAAGAAATGGGATGGAAAGGATATGAAGGGTTTGAAAATCCTTATCAAGGCTAAGGGCAAGTGTACTACTGATCATATCTCTGCCGCTGGTCCTTGGTTGAAGTACCGTGGACATCTTCAAAACATTTCTAATAACTATATGATTGGTGCTATTAATGCTGAAAACGGTGAAGCAAATAAGTTGAAGGATCAACTCACCGGTGAATACAAGACTGTCCCCAACGTTGCTATTGATTATCGTGATCATGGAATCCGTTGGGTTACCTTGGGTGAACAAAATTTTGGTGAAGGATCTTCTCGTGAGCATGCTGCTCTCGAACCTCGTTATTTGGGAGGCGCCGCTGTTATCACCAAATCTTTTGCCCGTATCCACGAAACCAATCTTAAAAAGCAAGGTTTGTTGCCTTTGACTTTTGCCGATCCCGCAGCTTATGACAAGATTTCTCCTTTCGACACCGTCGATATCGATGGTCTCACTACCTTTGCTCCCGGTAAGCCTTTAACTTTGGTTGTTCACCCTGCTGATGGATCTGCTGAGTGGTCTACCAAACTTAACCATACCTTTAACAAGGATCAAATTGAATGGTTCAAGGCCGGTAGTGCTTTGAATCACATGGCAAACATGCACAAGCAAAAGTAA
- the mug70 gene encoding protein mug70 yields the protein MTVGTLSVVSSTASDTASHVSDTRKRQYQRDEALRKKIISELGKKSGNFESPVRKIRRNGEPGTVDSAALDPALTVHMQSLVTETAQLMAAKRQNCVLVVDDDEQLAGIVTATDIATRCVGAGLNARQTLIADIMSTSPLCITSDTRFDDALLLMIEHKFRHLPVVSDGGPDGSAGDEGDVIGIINMRACLREPLNRIARQQEAAQKLVEALEGAQEEIENKSVSGNTNSSSVSGNHAAEFLEYVESLKKKASGLEIMSLIDSSEEPFLVGTRTTVAEATESMARSGVSAVLVMDNGAVSGVFTAHDVVLRVLAAGLDPYRSSVIRVMTPHPDCALASLRVSTALERMIEGKFSNLPVVDESDAIIGMLSLFHLATAIEQTPEEEEEVFDQAENDAGIEPSNGFEDQQQQLLGNSNEVVENYDVNPPLPLNPLPSNTQQSESTYEYSARQLPKPPVQAWQNENLSSNNKPQEYVGVENDYNFSNNPPTAMSEQSFHPSVSQKPMDTPENGSNSFAASPYLQPYNSASQLAPSYVGSLPQYHGNPSFVEQALQDLVQPTDSASQIFPLNPQSPSQFTIKYRSIAGRVHRLRLDGINSVSDLRTAVEEREKEQLVTLTYIDDEGDVVELVSDSDLREAILLARRRGLPRLEVRGVAAFTNHLESSHPPISTVDSSIGSASVVEKGVANSIVDIHQPTAKADKGNSKKPIYIGIVSSSIVILAVSMWYLRRKR from the coding sequence ATGACGGTTGGTACACTTTCGGTAGTGTCATCAACAGCGTCTGATACCGCTTCACACGTATCAGATACACGGAAACGCCAATATCAAAGGGACGAGGCGctgagaaagaaaatcataTCTGAATTGGGTAAAAAGTCAGGAAATTTTGAGTCTCCAGTTAGAAAGataagaagaaatggaGAGCCTGGAACGGTAGATAGTGCTGCCTTAGATCCAGCATTGACGGTTCACATGCAAAGTCTGGTTACTGAAACAGCGCAATTGATGGCAGCCAAACGCCAAAATTGCGTACTCGTTGTGGACGACGATGAGCAACTTGCAGGAATTGTAACAGCTACGGATATAGCAACCCGATGTGTCGGTGCAGGTCTGAATGCTAGGCAGACATTGATCGCCGATATAATGAGTACAAGTCCTTTGTGTATTACCAGTGATACACGTTTTGATGACGCTTTGCTATTAATGATTGAACACAAATTTCGACATTTACCTGTAGTCAGCGATGGTGGTCCTGATGGTTCGGCTGGAGACGAAGGCGATGTAATCGGCATAATCAACATGCGGGCTTGTTTACGTGAACCTCTCAATCGCATAGCTAGACAACAGGAAGCCGCACAAAAATTAGTGGAAGCCCTTGAAGGTGCTCAAGAggaaatagaaaataaatcgGTATCTGGTAATACCAATTCTTCCTCAGTCTCTGGTAATCATGCTGCTGAGTTTCTTGAATATGTCGAAtccttaaaaaagaaagcatcAGGGCTTGAAATTATGTCTCTCATTGATTCTTCAGAAGAGCCCTTTCTTGTAGGTACTCGCACTACTGTTGCCGAAGCGACCGAGTCTATGGCTAGGTCTGGCGTTTCTGCTGTTTTGGTAATGGACAATGGAGCCGTATCTGGTGTATTTACCGCTCACGACGTAGTTTTGCGTGTGCTAGCAGCTGGCCTTGACCCATATCGCAGCTCTGTCATACGCGTCATGACTCCCCATCCAGATTGTGCTTTGGCTTCCCTTCGTGTAAGCACGGCTCTTGAGCGCATGATCGAAGGTAAATTTAGTAACCTTCCTGTCGTTGACGAAAGTGATGCCATAATAGGTATGCTTTCCTTATTCCATCTCGCAACTGCAATCGAGCAAACtccagaagaagaagaagaagttttCGATCAAGCAGAAAATGATGCCGGTATTGAACCTTCAAATGGTTTTGAAGATCAACAACAGCAGCTATTAGGAAATTCAAATGAAGTTGTTGAAAATTATGATGTAAATCCCCCCTTGCCTCTAAATCCTCTTCCATCAAATACACAACAAAGCGAAAGCACTTATGAATATTCTGCAAGACAATTGCCCAAGCCACCAGTACAAGCTTGGCAAAACGAAAATCTCTCTTCTAACAACAAGCCCCAAGAATATGTTGGCGTTGAAAATGATTATAATTTCTCCAACAATCCACCTACTGCAATGTCAGAACAATCTTTTCATCCAAGTGTTAGTCAAAAGCCTATGGATACACCTGAAAATGGCTCAAATAGTTTTGCAGCATCACCATATCTACAACCGTATAACAGTGCATCTCAATTAGCTCCTTCATACGTTGGATCCTTACCTCAATACCACGGCAATCCTTCCTTTGTGGAGCAAGCACTACAAGATCTTGTTCAACCCACCGACTCTGCTTCCCAAATTTTCCCGTTAAATCCTCAAAGTCCATCGCAATTTACCATCAAGTACCGTTCCATCGCAGGCCGTGTGCATCGTTTACGCCTTGATGGCATAAATTCGGTAAGCGATCTTCGTACCGCAGTggaagaaagagaaaaagaacaacTTGTCACTTTAACTTATATCGATGATGAGGGCGATGTAGTCGAATTAGTTAGTGATTCTGACTTGCGCGAAGCTATTCTTTTAGCGCGCCGGAGAGGATTACCACGTCTAGAAGTGAGAGGTGTGGCTGCTTTTACCAATCATTTGGAAAGCTCACATCCACCAATTTCTACAGTTGATAGCAGCATTGGATCTGCCTCCGTTGTAGAGAAAGGCGTAGCAAACAGCATTGTCGATATTCATCAACCCACTGCAAAAGCTGATAAAGGAAACAGCAAAAAACCCATTTACATTGGCATTGTTTCTAGTTCTATTGTAATTTTAGCAGTGTCTATGTGGTACCTGAGACGCAAAAGATAA